GAAAGCTCATCCCTGCACATGAGATTTTCGAGCGTGCTGGGATTAAAATTCGATTCCAAAAATTGCAGATAGGGAGCGTAAAGTTTTTGGCGTTGTAGATGCAGCTTTGTCCGTCCGATCGGTAAGTTAGTAATAGTGAACAAGTTGTTAAAATTAATTTTAAATTTATCTAACAAAAACTTTTTATAATCTTGCTCAAGGTTAATCTGATTTGGAGGTAGAGAAAAATTTTCTGTCCTGGGTACTTGAGGATTGTATACTAAGTCAAGAATTAAATTATCTTTTTTAGCGTAGCCTAGCTTGTTAAGCAATTGGAGAGCGCGAATTGAGGCATCGTAAACACCGTTTCCCCGCATTTTATCGACATTATCTTGCAGGTAGCACGGTAAGGAAGCAACTATTCTCAGTTGCAGTTTTGCACAATATTCAGGAATATCTTGAAAACCTTCTTCAAAATAAATCGTCAGGTTCGATCGCACAATCACTTGTTTGCCTGCGTGACGCGCTGCTTCTGCCAGTGGCTTAAAGCCGTAAAGCATTTCGGGTGCGCCGCCAGTCAGGTCAACTATCTTAATTTGGGGGAATTTATAGATAAGTTCAATTAGTCGATCGCAAACTTCTGGAGAAAGTTCTTCAGTGCGTTTTGGCCCAGCTTCCACATGGCAATGAGCGCAGGCAAGATTGCAGCGTTTACCGAGATTTATTTGTAAAACAGTAATGTTCTTTTTACTTAAAGGTTCGCCAAGTTTTTTCCTAAATGGGGTAACTTGTGTGGTAGTCGATCGTGCCTGAACCATTTTGCTTTGGCATAAGTAGGGTGCGTTAACCATAGTGTAACGCACCCCTAACATTATAAAATTGTGGGCCTAACCCACACTGCTAATGTTTCAGATGGTATTGACTAAAGCTAGTTGACAGATTCAACCAGCTTTGCTACTCTTTCCTTGACTTCATCGCGAACTCTACGAAAAACTTCGATCGCTTGTCCGTCGGGATCGTCCAGTTGCCAATCTTCAAAAACTTCGCGCATCACCCAATGTTCTGGTAAGTTCACTCCACAGCCGCACAGAGATATGACGATATCGTAGTCTTGGGGTTTAAAATCGCTCAAAGGTTTTGATGTTTGAGAAGTGATATCGATGCCAATTTCATCCATCACTCGAACGGCAACTTGATTAACGTGGCTCGCTTCCAGTCCGGAACTGGTAACAGATATTTTACCTTGTCCTAGCCTGCGAGCAAATCCTTCTGCCATTTGGGAACGGCAAGAGTTTTTCTTGCAAACGAACATGACTTTTTTCATAGGTTTTTAAGCAGGGTAAACTATATTTTGTCCGGTTGTATCGGTTGTATATAAGCGATACAAAAGATTATCTGTGGAGATCGGGGGTTAAATTTTTACCGCAGATGTAAGCAGATAAACGCAGATGGACGCGGATAAGAAAGCGATTTTTTATCCAACCGATGCTACCGGAGTTGAGATTATTCAAAATAACCGATACAGCGGGGGTCTCGCAATGACGCTTTTTCGGGAGTGCGGGGAAACCAAAATGCCGTTTGTTTGCAAAGTTTTACCAGCATAAGCATTACGGGAACTTCAATTAAAACGCCTACTACTGTGGCTAGTGCTGCGCCGGAATTTAAACCGAAAAGCATGACAGCGGTGGCGATCGCAACTTCAAAATGATTGCTAGCACCTATCAGCGCAGCGGGTGCAGCATCTTCATAAGGAAGTTTCATTTTTAAAGCTGCTACGTAACTAATTAGGAAAATAAAGTTGGTTTGGATAAACAGCGGTACTGCGATTAGCAGAATGTGTAGGGGATTGTTGACAATTAGTTCTCCCTTGAAGGCAAACAGAAGGATTAATGTCAGTAAAAGCGCTGCGATCGCAATTGGATTGAGATACTTCAGAAAGCGATGTTCAAACCACTCTCTTCCCTTATTTTTGAGAATCCAGTAACGGCTGTACATTCCAGCAGCTAAAGGCAAACCCACATATATTAACACTGATAGCACAATTGTTTGCCAAGGTACTACCAGATCGTTTGCTGCTAACAACCACCTCCCCAAAGGTGCGTACAGAAACAGCATTGTCAGAGAATTTACTGCTACCATTACTAGAGTATGTCCCTGATTGCCGTAGGAAAGATATCCCCACATCAGTACCATCGCTGTACAAGGAGCGATTCCTAATAAAATTGTCCCGGCAATATAGGAGTTAGTTAGCGCGACTTCAGCGCCGCGAATTAGTTCGTTTCCTGGAATTAAAGGGCGAAACAGCCACCCCAAGAAAAACTGTGCAAAAACTACCATTGTAAATGGCTTGATTAACCAGTTTACTACTAAAGTAAGGATGACTGGTTTGGGCGATCGCATTGCATTTGCTGCTTGGGTAAAGTCGATTTTTACCATGATGGGATACATCATGAAAAACAAACAAATGGCAATGGGAATCGACACTTGATAAACGCTCATTGCATCAAGTGCTACCGCTACACCTGGGAATAATCTACCCAGTGCGATGCCAGCCAAAATGCACAAAAATACCCAGACAGTGAGATATTTTTCAAAGAAACTGAGATTGCTTCCAGCATTAACTGGAAGTCTACTCGATCGAGACTTATTTGTATTCATTATCATTACCTGAATTTGGGATCGGCTATGAGAGCCGATCCCATGCAATACTGGTCGGTGTCTTTCCCCCAGATCGAACAGTTTAGGGGTACAAATCTATCATTTCAAAAAAAATTGATTTGTCAAGTGGGTTTTAAGGGAAATAAACAAATAATCTTGTTAAGAAAGTTGATGGATTATACTAAATCCGGGTTAACTACCCTTTTTTGTGCCTCATTGTCCCTTCTCCCGCTCCCCACTCCCCTATTTGCAGGGGCGGGCGGGCAGCATGGTACTGAAGCGACGGAACTCTGCCAGGTACTGTTCTAGGACGACAAACTGAGATAGATTGAGGCTGTAGTAAATCCAGCGTCCTTCCTGACGGGCGAACACCAAGCCCGCTTCTTTAAGGGTTTTCAGGTGAAACGAGAGTTTAGATTGAGTGACGTTCAATCGATCGCAGAGTTCGCAGACGCACAGCTCTTGAGAACGCAGCAGATCTAGGATCTGAAGCCGCAGGGGGTCAGATAGGGCATGAAAGCCAGCAACGATAGTATCCGGTGCGATCGCAGGTAGGTTTAGCATCAAGTTTTCTTGAAACGTCTCTTCAGCTATCCTACCTGATGAATCATGGAGTTCAGCAGCAACCGCCACCAGTGTAGTGCCAGGTGGAATCGGTGATTAAAATGTCATTTGACTTCATTGAGGCAAACTTAGCGGCAGTTTTATCGCACACAGCTGCTGGGACGCCACGCTGGAGGATATGTCCGGCGGAATCATCAAAAAACTCTTCCGCACCCATGTAAATTGCCGTTTTGCCGGTGAAAATACAAGGGCCATCTTCTGGAATTATCACTTTGAAGGAAACAGAATCAAGACTTTCCAATAGCAACGGTGCTTCCAAATTGTAGTTTTGACAGTCCAGAAGTCGGTAAGGACGACGGGCGCGGATTTCGACTTGACCGAAACCAGCACTGACGAGTTGCTGGATATACTGCTCGTAGGTTAAAGCGCCAGATAGGCACATAGCCCGCAAGCGATCGTCTTGTTGCAGGTGTGCCGGAATCGGACGAGTAGCAATGGGGTCGCTCATCAGCAGGCGTCCCCCCGGTTTGAGAACTCGGTAGGCTTCTTGCAGGGCTTTGGCTAAGTCGCTTGGTGCAAAGATATTAAACAGACAATTTTGAGCGACTACATCCACAGAAGCGTCTGGCACCGGCAGGGCAAAAGCATCGCCTTCCCGAATTTCCACATAACTGGGCTCAAACCAGTCATTTTTTAAGGCTGCGATCGCTAAATTGCGGTTAGCTGCTTCGCGCATGGCGGCGACCGGATCGACAGCAATTACGCCTGCGGGACGGCGGGAAAAGTAAGCAAATTGCAACGCTTCTAAGCCCCCACCTACGCCTACGTAAAGCACAGTTGGTTCGCCTGCCAGTTCGGTGGGATGTACGGTGGTGCCGCAACCATAGTTCATTTCGCGCATCTGACAGGGAACTTTCAGTCCTGGCAGTTGTAGGGGACTGCTTTGCACGCAACACAGACCTACTTGCGGTGTCTGTGCTACTTCCGAGTAAAATTCTGCGGCAGTTTCGAGATAACTCATTTTTGCCATCTGTAATTAGTTATTAGCTATTAGTCATTAGTGATTAGCTATTTGTAATTTGTCAATAATCCTTATCTTTTTTTAACTTTCCTGTCGAATAGGAATCTCAATGATAAACTCTGTCCCTTTACCTTGTTCGCTCAAACAGCGCAACTGTCCTCGGTGTTTTTCCACTACGATTTGGTAGCTA
This is a stretch of genomic DNA from Aerosakkonema funiforme FACHB-1375. It encodes these proteins:
- the arsS gene encoding arsenosugar biosynthesis radical SAM (seleno)protein ArsS (Some members of this family are selenoproteins.), with translation MVQARSTTTQVTPFRKKLGEPLSKKNITVLQINLGKRCNLACAHCHVEAGPKRTEELSPEVCDRLIELIYKFPQIKIVDLTGGAPEMLYGFKPLAEAARHAGKQVIVRSNLTIYFEEGFQDIPEYCAKLQLRIVASLPCYLQDNVDKMRGNGVYDASIRALQLLNKLGYAKKDNLILDLVYNPQVPRTENFSLPPNQINLEQDYKKFLLDKFKINFNNLFTITNLPIGRTKLHLQRQKLYAPYLQFLESNFNPSTLENLMCRDELSIDHLGNVYDCDFNQMENIPAKTRYGEPLTVANLLAAGSLDLIDEVQTAAYCYGCTAGCGSSCGGALV
- the arsC gene encoding arsenate reductase, glutathione/glutaredoxin type, which codes for MKKVMFVCKKNSCRSQMAEGFARRLGQGKISVTSSGLEASHVNQVAVRVMDEIGIDITSQTSKPLSDFKPQDYDIVISLCGCGVNLPEHWVMREVFEDWQLDDPDGQAIEVFRRVRDEVKERVAKLVESVN
- the arsB gene encoding ACR3 family arsenite efflux transporter; amino-acid sequence: MNTNKSRSSRLPVNAGSNLSFFEKYLTVWVFLCILAGIALGRLFPGVAVALDAMSVYQVSIPIAICLFFMMYPIMVKIDFTQAANAMRSPKPVILTLVVNWLIKPFTMVVFAQFFLGWLFRPLIPGNELIRGAEVALTNSYIAGTILLGIAPCTAMVLMWGYLSYGNQGHTLVMVAVNSLTMLFLYAPLGRWLLAANDLVVPWQTIVLSVLIYVGLPLAAGMYSRYWILKNKGREWFEHRFLKYLNPIAIAALLLTLILLFAFKGELIVNNPLHILLIAVPLFIQTNFIFLISYVAALKMKLPYEDAAPAALIGASNHFEVAIATAVMLFGLNSGAALATVVGVLIEVPVMLMLVKLCKQTAFWFPRTPEKASLRDPRCIGYFE
- a CDS encoding ArsR/SmtB family transcription factor, with protein sequence MLNLPAIAPDTIVAGFHALSDPLRLQILDLLRSQELCVCELCDRLNVTQSKLSFHLKTLKEAGLVFARQEGRWIYYSLNLSQFVVLEQYLAEFRRFSTMLPARPCK
- the arsM gene encoding arsenosugar biosynthesis arsenite methyltransferase ArsM: MSYLETAAEFYSEVAQTPQVGLCCVQSSPLQLPGLKVPCQMREMNYGCGTTVHPTELAGEPTVLYVGVGGGLEALQFAYFSRRPAGVIAVDPVAAMREAANRNLAIAALKNDWFEPSYVEIREGDAFALPVPDASVDVVAQNCLFNIFAPSDLAKALQEAYRVLKPGGRLLMSDPIATRPIPAHLQQDDRLRAMCLSGALTYEQYIQQLVSAGFGQVEIRARRPYRLLDCQNYNLEAPLLLESLDSVSFKVIIPEDGPCIFTGKTAIYMGAEEFFDDSAGHILQRGVPAAVCDKTAAKFASMKSNDILITDSTWHYTGGGCC